In a single window of the Nodularia spumigena CCY9414 genome:
- a CDS encoding PAP/fibrillin family protein, producing the protein MNNPLSLKQKLQASLEEMQTKSNLSSPLTDLKLDKTSAAEISQLATELESCNPHPQPLLNAISLLNGAWKLLYSTAREIRSLDSLPLGLQLGEVYQVIDVTNTLFFNLAFVKHPLGIVSGYVKVTASFAPATDNLSPLPNQRINVNFDKRYLSIQKIFGFDTPQLNPFKVVPANGPQGRIPTLDITYLDENFRIGRGGDGSLFILSKADDLPASFTHLEDLG; encoded by the coding sequence TTGAATAATCCACTTTCATTAAAGCAAAAATTACAAGCTTCCCTAGAGGAGATGCAAACCAAAAGTAATCTCAGTTCTCCTCTCACCGATTTGAAGCTAGATAAAACCTCAGCCGCAGAAATCTCCCAATTAGCTACAGAACTAGAAAGTTGTAATCCTCATCCCCAACCACTCTTAAATGCTATTTCTCTACTTAATGGTGCTTGGAAATTGCTATACTCCACAGCTAGAGAAATCCGTTCTTTAGATTCCCTACCATTAGGATTACAGTTGGGTGAAGTTTATCAGGTAATTGATGTTACCAATACACTATTTTTCAACTTAGCTTTTGTGAAACATCCTCTGGGAATAGTTTCGGGATATGTGAAAGTAACAGCTAGTTTTGCACCAGCCACAGATAATTTATCGCCTTTACCGAATCAACGCATCAATGTAAATTTCGATAAACGCTATCTATCCATTCAGAAGATATTTGGCTTTGACACTCCTCAACTTAACCCATTTAAAGTAGTTCCTGCTAATGGTCCCCAAGGTAGAATACCTACTCTTGATATTACTTATTTAGATGAAAATTTCAGAATTGGACGTGGCGGAGATGGTAGTTTATTCATTTTGAGTAAAGCTGATGATTTACCTGCAAGTTTTACGCATCTTGAGGATTTAGGCTAA
- a CDS encoding DUF3611 family protein, with protein MGTTKINMEPETESRSSLATSHHNRNKVHNIANQIRLTGWITLWVQLALALVSGLLLLFASTGRNFADKSNPGLGIGVFWAVGGILLLLFSVFWDFRYTRIGKRLDNPNPTLHPSKADTTRAIRMGILVSLVGIFITILGAGTSVSVLVAKAVSQPPGVAITDPNKIIRALDVFIVVANINGIAAHFFGTVASMWLLEKVHQH; from the coding sequence ATGGGGACAACTAAAATTAATATGGAACCAGAAACAGAATCGCGATCATCGCTAGCAACATCACATCATAATAGAAACAAAGTTCATAACATCGCCAATCAAATTCGTCTCACAGGGTGGATTACCTTATGGGTACAATTGGCGCTAGCATTGGTTTCTGGCTTATTATTATTGTTTGCTTCTACAGGTCGTAATTTTGCAGATAAATCGAATCCAGGTTTAGGAATAGGAGTATTTTGGGCTGTTGGGGGAATTTTATTATTATTATTCAGCGTATTTTGGGATTTTCGTTATACGCGCATAGGTAAACGCTTAGACAATCCTAATCCAACTCTGCATCCTAGTAAAGCGGATACAACTAGAGCTATCCGCATGGGTATTCTGGTGAGTTTAGTGGGAATATTCATCACCATTTTAGGCGCAGGAACCAGCGTGAGTGTGCTAGTAGCAAAAGCTGTATCCCAACCCCCAGGAGTCGCAATTACTGACCCTAACAAGATTATTCGAGCGCTTGATGTGTTCATAGTAGTAGCGAATATTAATGGTATTGCGGCTCATTTTTTCGGTACAGTTGCTTCTATGTGGTTACTAGAAAAAGTGCATCAGCATTGA
- a CDS encoding TspO/MBR family protein, giving the protein MIRSWMVIGGVAFVIALAANLITPSGIQWFKRLRRPRWLTFEGAIPIIWTVIFICGAWSAYIVWESSPGTTTTWLLMGLYLLLEIVTIAYTPVMFRLRSLRIGTILGGTGLVICLILTLAILPVSTSAALLLVPYLLWSPIGTYTTWKMISLNPQDA; this is encoded by the coding sequence ATGATTAGATCGTGGATGGTAATTGGGGGTGTGGCTTTTGTAATTGCTTTGGCGGCTAATTTGATTACGCCAAGTGGTATCCAGTGGTTTAAGCGCTTACGAAGACCCAGATGGTTAACTTTTGAAGGGGCGATTCCGATTATTTGGACTGTAATTTTTATTTGTGGTGCTTGGTCAGCTTATATCGTCTGGGAAAGTAGTCCAGGAACTACAACAACTTGGTTACTTATGGGTTTATATTTACTATTAGAAATAGTGACTATCGCCTATACACCTGTTATGTTCCGCCTGCGTAGTTTGCGAATAGGTACAATTCTCGGTGGTACAGGTTTGGTGATTTGTCTAATATTAACACTTGCCATTTTACCTGTTTCTACTTCCGCAGCATTGTTATTAGTTCCCTATTTGCTATGGAGTCCCATCGGTACTTATACTACTTGGAAAATGATTAGCCTAAATCCTCAAGATGCGTAA
- a CDS encoding M15 family metallopeptidase, producing the protein MRLYHQIHIVECGELLVQIPLELFAVESPHPYAKLGAPYGEYSPYYLRDSVVKNLIQAQKYLQELHPHWYIQIFDAYRPVAVQQFMVDYSFAQALQQQGLTEVELSPNQRQEIWKSVYEIWAVPSFDEKTPPPHSTGAAVDVTLVNDAGEIVDMGSPIDELSERSHPSYYTNNDHPDAPQYHAHRQLLHDVMLKAGFQRNPREWWHFSFGDQMWAWLYNQSNPADPLNARYGRKIF; encoded by the coding sequence ATGAGACTTTATCACCAAATCCATATCGTTGAATGTGGTGAATTACTGGTGCAGATTCCTTTGGAATTATTTGCAGTGGAATCTCCCCATCCTTATGCAAAACTCGGTGCGCCCTATGGGGAATATTCTCCTTATTATTTGCGCGACAGTGTGGTAAAAAATTTAATTCAAGCCCAAAAATATCTACAAGAATTGCATCCTCATTGGTATATTCAAATCTTTGATGCTTATCGCCCTGTAGCTGTACAACAGTTTATGGTAGATTACAGTTTTGCCCAAGCGTTACAACAGCAGGGTTTGACTGAGGTGGAGTTATCACCCAACCAACGCCAAGAGATTTGGAAGTCGGTTTATGAAATTTGGGCTGTACCCAGTTTCGATGAAAAAACTCCCCCTCCTCATAGTACAGGTGCTGCTGTAGATGTGACTTTGGTAAATGATGCTGGGGAAATAGTTGATATGGGTTCGCCCATTGATGAATTGTCCGAGCGATCGCATCCCAGTTATTATACCAATAATGACCACCCAGATGCACCACAATATCATGCTCATCGGCAATTATTACATGATGTCATGTTAAAAGCTGGATTCCAACGCAACCCTAGAGAATGGTGGCATTTTTCCTTTGGTGATCAGATGTGGGCTTGGTTGTATAATCAAAGTAATCCGGCTGATCCTTTAAATGCACGTTATGGTCGGAAAATATTTTAA
- a CDS encoding GUN4 domain-containing protein gives MIEVSLKVFCSYSHKDEFLRKELENHLSVFTHQGKISIWHDGKIMPGEVWDRQIKDNLNTADIILLLVSSDFMASEYCWKVEVTKAIERHDLGDACVIPIILRSVAWKYAPLFAKIQGLPKDVQNNILPVKSWTDQDAAFTNVAEGFWNAAEKLIGARKQKLNQQEETERLQRPREREEAERIRKQQEANRLQRQRREEQEAEILRLKQEEDDRLKREQEQEAEEQKRQKLEKEAAERIQRQRKEAETRKLEQEKAEKLRQNELPSDKGVDYTRLRDLLKAGEWKEADQETLKVMLKAAKREEEGWLDTNSIEQFPCTDLRTIDQLWVEYSNGRFGFSVQKRIWESVGGNPEADYETWCKFGDRVGWRKGFIMMKEWRDYKDLTFNVKAPEGHLPGWWVVGWWVWIVVGGGGEVVGVVTYSLASRLVNCNI, from the coding sequence ATGATAGAAGTATCGCTCAAGGTATTCTGTTCCTACTCTCACAAAGACGAATTTCTACGGAAAGAACTAGAAAACCATCTGAGTGTTTTCACACACCAGGGTAAAATTTCAATCTGGCATGATGGCAAAATAATGCCAGGGGAAGTGTGGGATCGGCAAATTAAAGATAATCTCAATACAGCCGATATAATTTTGTTGCTTGTGAGTTCTGATTTTATGGCTTCCGAATACTGTTGGAAAGTTGAGGTAACAAAGGCAATAGAACGTCACGATTTAGGAGATGCTTGTGTTATTCCCATTATTTTGCGAAGTGTTGCATGGAAATATGCACCATTATTTGCTAAAATTCAGGGTTTGCCAAAGGATGTCCAAAATAATATCTTACCTGTAAAGTCATGGACTGACCAAGACGCTGCATTTACTAATGTAGCTGAGGGATTTTGGAATGCGGCTGAGAAATTGATTGGGGCGCGTAAACAAAAACTCAACCAGCAAGAAGAAACTGAAAGGCTACAAAGACCACGAGAACGAGAAGAAGCTGAGAGAATACGTAAACAACAGGAAGCTAATAGGTTACAAAGACAACGGCGAGAAGAACAAGAAGCCGAAATACTACGGCTAAAACAAGAAGAAGACGATAGGTTAAAGAGAGAACAAGAACAAGAAGCCGAAGAACAAAAACGTCAAAAACTCGAAAAAGAAGCAGCCGAAAGGATACAACGGCAACGAAAGGAAGCAGAAACACGAAAACTCGAACAGGAAAAAGCTGAGAAACTACGCCAAAATGAATTACCTTCAGATAAAGGTGTAGACTATACGCGGTTGCGAGATTTGCTCAAAGCTGGAGAGTGGAAAGAAGCAGATCAAGAAACTCTGAAAGTGATGCTAAAAGCTGCTAAGAGAGAAGAAGAAGGCTGGCTTGACACCAATTCAATTGAACAATTTCCCTGCACAGACTTACGCACTATTGACCAACTTTGGGTAGAATATAGCAATGGGCGTTTTGGTTTTAGTGTACAAAAGCGTATCTGGGAAAGTGTGGGTGGAAATCCCGAAGCGGATTATGAAACTTGGTGCAAGTTCGGCGATCGCGTGGGCTGGAGAAAAGGATTTATTATGATGAAAGAATGGCGAGATTATAAAGACCTGACCTTCAACGTCAAAGCTCCCGAAGGACATCTCCCCGGGTGGTGGGTGGTGGGGTGGTGGGTATGGATAGTGGTTGGAGGTGGGGGTGAGGTGGTGGGGGTGGTTACATATTCTCTCGCGTCGAGACTTGTAAACTGTAACATATAA
- a CDS encoding endonuclease domain-containing protein gives MNKLYNKNTELEKRRLLRQNITKAEKLIWDNIRDRQLENCKFRRQYSVDRFVIDFYSAELKLAIEIDGDSHFQNGAAEYDQARQEFMESVGIKFIRFTNNDVYGNLSGVLESIVQYIRDLRTSPPAPLLIKERGV, from the coding sequence ATGAATAAACTTTATAACAAAAATACTGAACTAGAAAAAAGGCGACTATTACGCCAAAATATTACCAAAGCTGAAAAGCTTATTTGGGATAACATTAGAGATAGACAATTGGAAAACTGCAAGTTTCGCAGACAATATAGTGTGGATAGGTTTGTTATAGATTTTTACAGCGCTGAGTTGAAATTAGCTATAGAAATTGATGGTGATAGTCATTTTCAAAATGGTGCTGCTGAATATGATCAAGCAAGACAAGAGTTTATGGAATCAGTAGGAATTAAGTTTATTCGATTTACTAATAATGATGTTTATGGGAATTTGTCTGGTGTTTTAGAAAGTATTGTTCAGTATATACGAGATTTAAGAACCTCACCCCCAGCCCCTCTCCTTATTAAGGAGAGGGGGGTATGA
- the metH gene encoding methionine synthase: protein MTHPFLEHLHSPNRPVIVFDGAMGTNLQSQNLTAEDFGGPQYEGCNEYLVHTNPEAVAKVHRDFLAAGADVIETDTFGATSIVLAEYDLADQTYYLNKTAVEIAKRVAAEFSTPEKPRFVAGSLGPTTKLPTLGHIDFDTLKANFAEQAEALFDGGVDLFLVETCQDVLQIKAALNGIEEVFAKKGDRRPLMVSVTMESMGTMLVGSEINAVLTILAPYPIDILGLNCATGPDLMKPHIKYLSEHSPFIVSCIPNAGLPENVGGQAHYRLTPMELRMALMHFVEDLGVQVIGGCCGTRPEHIQQLAEISKTLKPKIRQHSLEPAAASIYSTQPYDQDNSFLIVGERLNASGSKKCRDLLNAEDWDGLVSMARAQVKEGAHILDVNVDYVGRNGVRDMHELVSRIVNNVTLPLMLDSTEWEKMEAGLKVAGGKCLLNSTNYEDGEPRFLKVLDLAKTHGAGIVIGTIDEDGMARTAERKFQIAQRAYRQAVEHGIPPTEIFFDTLALPISTGIEEDRANGKATVESIRRIRQELPGCHVILGISNISFGLNPASRVVLNSMFLHEAMQAGMDAAIVSPNKILPLSKIEEKHQKVCLDLIYDRRKFDGDVCVYDPLGELTTLFEGVTTKRDKGVDESLPLEERLKRHIIDGERIGLEKLLTTALEQYPPLQIINTFLLDGMKVVGELFGSGQMQLPFVLQSAETMKTAVAYLEPFMEKSETDSNGKGTFIIATVKGDVHDIGKNLVDIILTNNGYRVINLGIKQPVENIIQAYEEHKADCIAMSGLLVKSTAFMKDNLQAFNEKGITVPVILGGAALTPKFVHQDCQNTYKGKVVYGKDAFSDLHFMDKLMPAKAGNNWDDLQGFLDEVVADEAEITSEVITEEAPTAQTPVPIDTRRSEAVAIDIQRPTPPFWGTQLLTPGDIPIEEVLWHLDLQALIAGQWQFRKPKEQSKEEYQAFLAETVYPILESWKQRVIEENLLHPQVVYGYFPCQSEGNTLYVYETFAERARSAYRQVAKDAKVRASFEFPRQRSLRRLCIADYFAPKESGVIDVFPMQAVTVGDIATEFAQKLFADNQYTDYLYFHGLAVQVAEALAEWTHARIRRELGFGADEPDNIRDILAQRYQGSRYSFGYPACPNIQDQYKQLELLEADRINLYMDESEQIYPEQSTTAIIAYHPVAKYFSA from the coding sequence ATGACCCATCCGTTCCTAGAACATTTACATAGTCCAAATCGCCCAGTCATCGTCTTTGACGGTGCGATGGGAACCAACCTGCAAAGCCAAAACCTCACAGCTGAAGATTTCGGCGGTCCACAATACGAAGGCTGTAACGAATACCTCGTCCATACCAACCCCGAAGCCGTCGCCAAAGTTCACCGAGACTTTCTCGCCGCCGGTGCTGATGTCATCGAAACCGACACCTTCGGCGCGACATCCATAGTCTTAGCAGAATATGACCTAGCAGACCAAACCTATTATCTCAACAAAACAGCCGTAGAAATAGCCAAGCGCGTCGCCGCCGAATTTTCTACCCCAGAAAAACCGAGATTTGTCGCCGGTTCCCTCGGACCCACAACCAAACTCCCCACCTTGGGACATATTGACTTTGACACCCTCAAAGCCAACTTCGCCGAACAAGCCGAAGCCCTATTTGATGGTGGTGTGGATTTATTCCTCGTAGAAACTTGCCAAGACGTGCTGCAAATCAAAGCCGCATTGAATGGTATAGAAGAAGTTTTTGCCAAAAAAGGCGATCGCCGCCCATTAATGGTATCTGTAACAATGGAAAGCATGGGTACAATGCTAGTCGGTTCAGAAATCAACGCTGTCCTGACAATATTAGCCCCATATCCCATAGATATCCTCGGTTTAAACTGTGCCACAGGCCCAGACTTGATGAAACCGCACATCAAATATCTTTCCGAACATTCACCATTCATAGTTTCGTGTATACCCAACGCAGGTTTACCAGAGAACGTCGGCGGACAAGCACATTACCGCCTGACACCAATGGAATTACGCATGGCGTTAATGCACTTTGTTGAAGATTTGGGTGTCCAAGTGATTGGGGGTTGCTGTGGGACACGTCCAGAACACATTCAACAATTAGCAGAAATTTCCAAAACGCTGAAGCCAAAAATCAGACAGCATAGTTTAGAACCAGCCGCAGCATCAATTTATTCTACTCAGCCTTACGACCAAGATAACTCCTTCTTAATCGTCGGGGAACGTCTTAACGCCAGTGGTTCCAAAAAGTGTCGTGATTTGCTGAATGCAGAAGACTGGGACGGCTTAGTGTCCATGGCCAGGGCGCAAGTCAAAGAAGGCGCACACATTCTAGATGTCAACGTCGATTATGTGGGACGTAACGGTGTGCGAGATATGCACGAACTGGTTTCGCGCATTGTGAATAATGTTACACTGCCCTTAATGCTTGACTCCACAGAATGGGAAAAAATGGAGGCGGGTTTAAAGGTAGCCGGTGGTAAATGTTTGCTCAACTCTACCAACTACGAAGACGGCGAACCACGTTTTCTGAAAGTCCTGGACTTAGCGAAAACACACGGCGCTGGTATAGTCATTGGGACTATCGATGAAGATGGGATGGCACGGACAGCCGAGAGAAAATTTCAAATTGCCCAACGCGCCTATCGTCAAGCTGTAGAACATGGTATCCCGCCCACAGAGATATTCTTTGATACCTTAGCTCTCCCTATTTCCACTGGTATTGAAGAAGACCGAGCCAATGGTAAAGCCACCGTTGAATCAATTCGACGCATTCGCCAAGAATTACCCGGATGTCATGTAATATTGGGGATATCGAATATTTCCTTTGGTTTAAATCCTGCATCCAGAGTTGTGCTGAACTCCATGTTTTTGCATGAAGCCATGCAAGCCGGAATGGATGCCGCCATTGTCAGCCCTAACAAAATTTTACCGCTATCTAAAATTGAAGAAAAGCATCAAAAAGTTTGCCTTGACCTGATTTATGACCGCCGAAAATTTGATGGTGATGTCTGCGTTTATGATCCTTTAGGAGAACTTACCACCTTATTTGAAGGGGTAACAACCAAACGCGACAAAGGTGTTGATGAAAGTCTCCCCCTAGAAGAACGCCTCAAGCGGCACATCATCGACGGCGAACGCATTGGTTTAGAGAAACTCCTGACAACAGCTTTAGAACAGTATCCGCCCTTACAGATTATCAACACATTTCTCCTGGATGGGATGAAAGTTGTGGGGGAACTATTCGGTTCAGGGCAAATGCAACTACCCTTTGTTTTACAGTCTGCGGAAACCATGAAAACGGCGGTTGCATATTTAGAACCATTCATGGAAAAGTCAGAAACTGACAGTAATGGCAAGGGAACCTTTATCATTGCGACGGTAAAAGGTGATGTCCATGATATTGGTAAAAACTTGGTGGATATTATCCTCACTAACAACGGCTACAGGGTGATTAATCTGGGTATTAAGCAGCCGGTGGAAAATATTATCCAAGCTTACGAAGAGCATAAAGCTGATTGTATTGCCATGAGTGGGTTGTTGGTCAAGTCCACCGCTTTTATGAAGGATAATTTGCAAGCGTTTAACGAAAAAGGAATTACCGTTCCGGTAATTCTAGGTGGTGCGGCGTTAACTCCTAAGTTTGTGCATCAAGATTGCCAAAACACCTATAAAGGTAAGGTGGTTTATGGTAAGGATGCTTTTTCTGATTTACACTTCATGGATAAATTAATGCCAGCTAAGGCTGGTAATAACTGGGATGATTTACAGGGATTTTTGGATGAAGTCGTCGCAGATGAAGCAGAAATTACCAGCGAAGTGATTACGGAAGAAGCGCCCACTGCCCAGACTCCAGTCCCCATTGATACCCGCCGTTCTGAAGCTGTGGCGATAGATATTCAACGTCCTACACCGCCTTTCTGGGGAACTCAGTTATTAACGCCTGGCGATATTCCCATTGAAGAGGTGCTTTGGCATTTGGATTTGCAAGCTTTGATTGCTGGACAATGGCAGTTTCGCAAGCCGAAGGAACAGTCTAAGGAGGAATATCAGGCATTTTTGGCTGAGACAGTTTATCCGATTTTGGAGAGTTGGAAGCAACGGGTAATTGAGGAAAATTTGTTACATCCGCAGGTGGTTTATGGGTATTTTCCCTGTCAGTCTGAGGGGAATACGTTGTATGTTTATGAGACGTTCGCGGAGCGTGCGCGAAGCGCATACCGCCAAGTCGCCAAGGACGCAAAGGTAAGAGCCAGTTTTGAGTTTCCCCGGCAGAGGTCTTTGAGAAGGTTGTGTATTGCAGATTACTTTGCGCCGAAGGAGTCGGGGGTAATTGATGTGTTCCCGATGCAGGCGGTAACTGTGGGAGATATTGCGACGGAGTTTGCACAAAAGTTGTTTGCTGATAATCAATACACAGATTATCTGTATTTTCACGGTTTAGCTGTGCAGGTAGCTGAGGCGTTAGCGGAATGGACTCACGCTAGAATTCGCCGGGAGTTGGGTTTTGGTGCTGATGAACCGGATAATATTCGGGATATTTTGGCGCAGCGATATCAAGGTTCGCGGTATAGTTTTGGCTATCCGGCTTGTCCGAATATTCAAGACCAGTACAAGCAGTTGGAGTTGTTGGAGGCTGACAGAATTAATCTGTATATGGATGAAAGTGAGCAAATTTATCCAGAACAGTCTACAACGGCAATTATTGCTTATCACCCAGTAGCGAAGTACTTTAGCGCTTAA
- a CDS encoding phytoene desaturase family protein, giving the protein MNSALNTQHSQDVIVIGSGIGGLCAAGLLARYGKRVIVCESHAIAGGAAHSFRRRGFEFDSGPSFYCGLTDTQSLNPVKQILDVLGESLQVIPYDPLGHYHFPEAIFAVYGHAEKYLNELDKITPQGAKEFQQFAERLLKLYEGMKGIPTLALRADWQVILVLMTRYLPSLTKMLPNLPLVQSSVGNVMDATVKDPWVRRLIDLECFLLSGLKAHGTIAPEVAFMLGERSRAGVEYPVGGSGAIVNALVRGLERWGGKLRLGCHVEQILVESGKAVGVKLQNGEVLQAPIVISNATIWDTYNHLLRPEDLPASYRQVALETPAVDSFLHLHLGIKANGLENLTGHHVVVHDSNQDISVPGNTCMISIPSVWDATLAPEGHHVVHAYTLEPYAGWERNDGYEARKQEKAQTLYRALERVIPDIRERVVLELIGTPLTHAHYLRRYQGTYGPAIVAGKGMFPSTQTPIKGLYRVGDSTMPGIGVPAVAASGILCANSLVNVQQMGELLENVNY; this is encoded by the coding sequence ATGAACTCAGCACTCAATACTCAGCATTCTCAAGATGTCATCGTAATTGGTAGCGGTATTGGTGGGTTATGCGCTGCGGGTTTACTTGCTCGTTATGGTAAGCGGGTGATTGTGTGTGAAAGCCACGCAATTGCAGGCGGTGCAGCCCATAGTTTCAGACGACGAGGATTTGAATTTGATTCAGGCCCCTCTTTTTATTGTGGTTTAACAGATACACAAAGCTTGAATCCTGTCAAGCAAATTCTCGATGTTCTAGGCGAATCTCTCCAAGTTATACCCTATGATCCATTAGGACACTATCACTTTCCTGAAGCCATTTTTGCAGTTTATGGCCATGCTGAAAAGTACCTGAATGAACTCGATAAAATAACGCCCCAAGGTGCTAAGGAATTTCAACAGTTTGCAGAACGCTTATTAAAGCTATACGAGGGGATGAAAGGTATTCCCACTCTCGCTTTGAGAGCAGATTGGCAGGTAATTTTGGTATTAATGACACGTTATTTACCATCTTTAACGAAAATGTTACCTAACTTACCCCTTGTTCAATCTTCTGTGGGTAATGTCATGGATGCTACAGTCAAAGACCCTTGGGTACGTCGGCTGATTGACCTGGAATGCTTTTTATTATCTGGTTTAAAGGCACACGGCACAATTGCCCCAGAGGTAGCTTTTATGTTAGGTGAGCGCTCCCGTGCTGGGGTTGAGTATCCTGTGGGAGGGAGTGGTGCAATTGTCAATGCTTTGGTGCGGGGTTTAGAACGCTGGGGTGGTAAGTTACGTTTGGGGTGTCATGTCGAGCAAATCTTGGTGGAATCGGGTAAAGCTGTCGGTGTAAAGTTGCAAAATGGTGAAGTTCTCCAAGCGCCCATAGTCATTTCTAACGCGACGATTTGGGATACTTACAATCACCTGTTACGCCCTGAAGATTTACCTGCATCATATCGGCAAGTTGCATTAGAAACACCAGCAGTTGATAGTTTTCTGCATTTGCACTTAGGAATTAAGGCGAATGGTTTAGAAAATTTGACGGGACATCATGTAGTAGTGCATGATTCAAATCAAGATATCAGCGTACCGGGTAATACTTGCATGATTTCCATTCCCAGTGTGTGGGATGCAACGTTAGCACCAGAGGGACATCATGTGGTTCATGCTTACACTCTGGAACCTTATGCAGGATGGGAACGAAATGATGGGTATGAAGCCAGGAAACAAGAGAAAGCGCAAACTTTATATCGGGCTTTAGAGCGAGTTATCCCAGATATTCGTGAACGTGTAGTGTTGGAACTGATTGGAACACCGCTAACTCATGCTCATTATCTTAGACGATATCAGGGAACTTATGGTCCGGCTATAGTTGCGGGTAAGGGGATGTTTCCTAGTACGCAAACACCGATAAAAGGTTTGTATCGTGTGGGTGATAGCACTATGCCGGGAATTGGTGTACCTGCGGTAGCTGCTTCTGGGATTTTGTGTGCTAATAGTTTGGTGAATGTGCAGCAAATGGGGGAGTTATTAGAAAATGTAAACTATTGA
- a CDS encoding type II toxin-antitoxin system VapC family toxin has translation MSPRFLLDTNVFSEPLRPIPNSNVMEMLRQHENEIATATVVYHEILFGSYRLPDSKKRRTIEKYLQEVIQPNIPILPYDNNAAKWHALERARLVAIGKTPSFPDGQIAAIAHVNDLILVTNNVSDYADFSQLQIDNWFL, from the coding sequence GTGAGTCCGCGCTTTTTATTAGATACTAATGTTTTCTCTGAGCCATTGCGCCCAATTCCTAACTCGAATGTTATGGAAATGCTACGACAGCATGAAAATGAAATAGCTACAGCAACTGTTGTCTATCATGAAATACTTTTCGGGTCTTATCGTCTTCCAGATTCAAAAAAACGTCGAACTATAGAAAAATATCTCCAAGAAGTAATTCAGCCTAATATACCTATACTGCCGTATGATAATAACGCTGCTAAATGGCACGCTTTAGAAAGAGCGCGTTTGGTGGCTATTGGCAAAACACCATCATTTCCAGATGGTCAAATTGCTGCAATTGCTCATGTTAATGATCTAATTCTTGTTACTAATAATGTATCAGATTATGCTGATTTTAGCCAACTTCAAATCGATAACTGGTTTCTATAA